DNA sequence from the Sulfurimonas sp. HSL3-1 genome:
TTCAGCACCAGGAAGTAGCGGGCGAAGCGGAACCCGAACATCGCCGAGAAAAAGATGAAAAATGCCAGGCCGCTGTTCGCCATCCAGACATTGCCCGGCCAGAGCCACTCCGGCCCCAATCCGTCGAAATTGAGCTGGAAGAGCATGTAACTGGCCAAAAAGGCGAGATAGTTAAAATAGTGGATCTCGCGGACGAAGATGTACAGCACCATGTTGTAGACAAGCAGCAGCAGCATGACCCCGTAAAAGAGCCCGAAAAGCAGGTTGGAAAAGGACTCGTCCCGATACGCTCCCGAAAGCTGCTCAACCGTCAGGGGAATCTGCAGGGCCCCCTGTGTCTTGACCTGAAGAAGGTAGGAGGTCGTTCCCTCCGTTAGGGGCAGTTTTTCCCAGAACAAACGGCTGGCATAGGCGCGCGGCGCATTGACCGTATCGCCGTCTCGGCTCAGCCGCGTCAAGCCGTCCGCATCAATGCGGTAGAGGGTATATTCGTCAATGTGGGAGTTCCCGATGCTGAGGATCCACTCGGTTTGGTCCTCCACGGGACGGGTGAGCGCGAACTGTATCCAGATGGGCTTCTCGACGAAACCGAAGTTGTAGATGGCGTTCCCTGCCGGTTTGAACCGCGCCGTCTGCTTCAGGATCGTTTCGGGCGAAAACGACGTGTTGGTTTCGATCAGGTACGTGCTGTGGGGAACAATATTGATCGCGCCGCGCTGCGAGGCATCCAATACGATACCGCCTGCAACGGCATGCAACGACAGCAGCAATGCGATGAAGATTGTACGGAGCATGCGTCCCTTCCCACGTGATAATAGGGGTTATTATAAGACGAAATGTTAAAAAGGGGGGTAAAGCGCCCGCAGGCGCCGGAAGTTATGAGAGCTGCGCGGTGACCGCGTCTGCGGTAAAGCCGAACTTCTTGAAAAGTTCGCCGGCCGGTGCGCTGGCGCCGAAAGAGTCCATGCCGATCACCGTATCGGCGAAGCGGTACCACTCCATGCCCCGGGCCGCTTCGATGGCAACGCGCTTCGTCCCCGGCTTGATGATACCGTCGATATAGGCGGCATCCTGCTCGAGGAGAAGGTCGAAACACGGGACGCTGACCACGTTGGCTTTGACACCCTTCGCCGCCAGTTGCGCTTTGACCTCAACGGCCAGCCCGACTTCCGAACCTGACGCCATCAGCGTCATCGTCGCATCGGCCTCCTCGCTCAGCAGGTAACCGCCCTGCGCCGCGCTCCCCTTTGCCGGGGCGTCGAGCAGCGGAAGGTTCTGACGTGAACAGACGAAGGCGGACGGCGCGTCCGTTTTGGCCAACGCCCACTTCCAGGCCTCGACGTTCTCGTTGCCGTCCGCCGGGCGCCAGACATAGAAGTTTGGCAGCGCGCGGAACTGTCCCAGGTGTTCGATCGGCTGGTGGGTCGGGCCGTCTTCGCCGACGCCGATGCTGTCGTGGGTCCAGATAAAGAACTGCTGGATGCCGCTCAGCGCCGCGATACGCGCCGCCGGCTTCATGTAATCGCTGAAGACGAAGAAGGTCGCGCTGAAGGGCATCAGCGGGCCGTAGAGCGCCATCGCGTTCGTGATCGCTCCCATCGCGTGTTCGCGGATACCGAAGTGAATGTTCTTGCCGCGGGGGAACTCGCCGAGGTCTTTGAGCTCCGTCTTGTTGGACGGTCCGAGGTCCGCCGAACCGCCGAGGAAACCGGGGATCGCCTTTGCCACGGCATTGAGGATCTTCCCGTTCGTGCTGCGCGTTGCGTCGGCCTTGTCGAATTCGGGCCACTGGATGCGGGTAAAGTCAGGGTTGCTCAGGGCGCTCAGCGCTTCGTTCTGCTCGACCAGCGGCAGAGTCGCGAGGCGGTGTTTCCACTCGCGCTCGGCCAGGTCGCCTGCTTCGACGGCACAACGGAAACGGGCCAGAACGTCTTCGTCGACCTGGAAGGCTTCATTGGGGTTGAATCCGCAGTTCGTTTTCGCCTCGCAGATAATCTCCTCGCCCAGTGGCGCGCCGTGGGAGTGGTGGGAGCCTTCCATCTCACACGCCCCTTTGGCGATCGTCGTATCGGCAATGACGAGCACAGGCTTCGTGCGCGTTTTCGCCTCGGTGATCACCGCATCGATCGCCTCGTAGTCGTGCCCGTCCACTTCAAGCACATCCCACCCCTGCGATTCGAAACGCTGCGCGACGTTCTCGCTGAGGCTGAGCTCCGTAGAACCCTCGATCGTGATACGGTTGGAGTCGTAGATGAGGATCAGGTTATCGAGCTGGTTGTGGCCTGCGATGGAACACGCCTCGTAGCTGATCCCCTCTTCCAGGTCACCGTCGCCGCAGAGACAGTAGACATGGTGGTCAATCACTTTGGCCGTCTCGGAGTTCACCTGCGCGCCGACGTATTTGGAGGCCATCGCGAAACCGACGGCGTTCGCGACACCCTGCCCCAGAGGGCCGGTCGTGATCTCGATCCCCTCCGTATGGCCGTACTCCGGGTGGCCCGGCGTTTTGGAATCAAGCTGGCGGAACTGTTTAAGGTCCTCGATCTCGAGCCCGTATCCCCAGAGGTAATAGAGCGAATAGATCAGGCCCGTCGCATGGCCGCCGGAGAAGACGAGGCGGTCACGGTTGAGCCACTTCGGGTTCTTGGGGTTGTGGTTGAGGTGCTCGGAAAGCACGACGGCGATGTCCGCAAGACCCATCGGGGCACCCGGGTGGCCGGAGTTCGCCTTCTGGACCATATCGGCCGCAAGGAAACGGATCGTATTCGCCATTTTGGCGCGCATCGTATTGTCGCTCATTGTCATCCTTGTTGAATTCATTTATGTCGATTGATATAGCTCAACGTTAATCTACTGTACACGTCACCGAAGCGAAACAAGGGTACCGCTCGCAAAGCGATGTTTCCTTGAAAGCCCCGGCAACCACGCTGACGCTGTGTCCGCTTCGGCAGCGGCCCTCGCGCAGATAAACCGCGCTCACTTTGCATATGTCACTTATGCCGATTGATGTAATGCAAAAGCATCGGTGAGAGTTCGTTATACAAACGCTCATCGAAGCTTTTGAGCCGTTCGGTCAGGTCGTCGGCCAGCTTGTCGGCCTCCGCCATGGCGCCGTCAAGGCCCAGGAGGGTCACGAAGCTGTTCTTCGCCTCGTCGTTGTTCGTCGTTTTGCCCGCCTCTTCGCTCGTTTGGGTCACGTCGAGGATGTCGTCCTGGATCTGGAAGAGCAGTCCCAGGTCGATCCCGAAACCGTACAGCGGCGCTTCGAGCGCCTTCTGGCCGGCAATGACCGCTCCCATCTGCAGGGCGCACGCGATCAGCTTCGCCGTTTTGTTCGTATGCAGGAACTTCACCTCATCCAGGGCGAGCTTCGTATGCTCGAAGGTGCAGTCGATCGCCTGCCCGAGCACCATCCCGTCGCTGCCGCCGTTCTTGGCGAGCAGGTTGATCAGTTTCACCCGTGTCCGGTCCGAAAAAGGCGCCTCGGAAAGCACTTCGAACGCATGGGTGTTGAGGGCGTCGCCGACGAGGATCGCCGTCACCTCGTCATAGCGGGTATGCAGGGTCGGGAAACCGCGGCGCAGGTCCGCGTCGTCCATCGCCGGCAGGTCGTCGTGGATCAGCGAATAGGTGTGCAGCATCTCGATGGCCAGCGCCGCATGGTTGGCCGCATCGATCAGCAGCGGGTTGAACGAGCGCACCACCCCCAGCAGCAGCGCCGGGCGGAAGCGCTTGCCTCCGGCGGTCAGCATCAGCGAGAGGGCGGTGTCATAGTGGGGGTGAAAACTCTCCGCGCGGGGCAGATTGTCCTGTAAAAAGCGTTCAAACTCTTCCATACGTCTTCCGTGCGGTTTAATAGCGAAATGGTAACATGATTTTATACAAAGGGAGGTTATGCCGGGTCAGTTGCCGGCATAGGGGTTTATGCCGCCGAGCATCCCCATAGCGGAGTGTTTTTTGTTGTCTTCGACCATCTTGACCGCGTCGTTGATCGCCGCGATTAGCAGGATCTGCAGCGAGGCTTTGTCCTCGAGCAGCGAATCGTCGATCTCAAGGTCGACGGCTTCGCCCTTGCCGTTCATCTCGAGCCGTACCATGCCCCCGCCCGTTTTGACGGTGAAGGTACGTTCGGCAAGTTCCGCTTCGAATTCGGCGGCCTTCGCCTGCATCTCTTCGAGCATTTTGCCCATCTCGCCGAAGTTCATTTTGTCAAACATTAGATCTCGTGCAGTACATCCGTGATGCCGTTGTCGTCGTCAACGAGGACGACAGTCGGCTTGTAGGTTTCCAACTCACGCTCTTCATACGTCGCATAGGCGACGATGATGACCTTATCCCCTTTGTGCACCTTGCGCGCCGCCGCCCCGTTGAGGCAGATGTCGCGTTTGCCGCGTTCACCGAGGATAATGTAGGTTGAGAAACGCTCACCGTTGTTGATATTGAGGATCTCCACTTTCTGGCCGACCCGCATGGCGGAGGCCTCAAGGAGTTCCTCGTCAATCGTGATGGAACCGACGTAGTTGAGGTTCGCATCCGTGACGGTGGCACGGTGAATTTTGCTGTAAAGCATTTCGATCGTCATGTATGTTTTATCTTCCCATCTGCTGCTGCATTGCTTCCGGCGAGATCGGTGCGTCCCACAGTTCGTCCGGAATAATGTATTCTGCGACCGGCGTCCCTCCGATGATGTGTTCATCGATGATGCGGTCGATCTTGTCTTTGGTCAAACCGTAATACATAAAGTGTCCCGGTTCGACCAGCATGACCGGCCCGGCATTACAGCGGTTCAGACACGCTGTACGTACCGGTTGTACAGTCGCAATTATACCCTTTTGCATCAAAGTCCCTGCTAAATGCTGGAAAAGGTCCTGTGTCTGCGGGTTCACGCATGACGGTTTCGGCATTCCCGGGGGAGAGGATTGCTCGCATTTGAAAATATAAAAAGCCGGCTGTGGTACACCCATGGTATTCTCCGTTTCGAATAGAATTTGAAAAAACTCGCGTATTATAGCCAACGGTCAAGCCGGCCGAATTTAGCGAAAAAGTTAGTGGGAAGGCTTAAGACAACGCCATTGGCGCTGCTTACGGCGTGACGGTGACCGTCAGCGATGCGTTGACGTCGTAGCGCGTCACGTTGATATCGAGGGTGCCGTTGGCATCCCCCGTGTAGAGGGTACCGTTCTGCTCCAGGGTCGCGTTGCTCTCCCCGGCGTTGCCCAGAATCCATGTCATGCTCTCGGTCACATCCAGCGTCGTGTTATCATCAAAAGTTCCCAGCGCCTTGAGTTGCAACGTCTGTTCCTGCGAAAGGTTCGTATCGTTATTCTCGATGGAGAGGGTGACCGATGCGAGGGCATGGACATGGACGACGGCCGTGTCGAAGAACTGCTTGTAGCTGCCGGTGATCTCCACGTCTCCGCCGAATTCGCCGCCGCTCAGCAGCCCCGGGCTGCTCGCCGCATCTGTTGTACTGAAAAAGGCGATGGAGCTGTTTGATTCACTCCACTCGACGAACTCCGTCGCGTTGCTGTCAGGTACGCCGTTCGTATAGGACGCTACGGCGCTCATCTGCACTTTCTGTGTGGCATAAAACGTCGTGGCATTCGCCTCCACGGCAAGCGAAGCGATGTCACCGGCAAGCGGGGTGTTGCTGTTCTCCCCGCACCCCGACAGCAGCAGTAGCGTCCCCAAAAGAATCCCTCTATACATTCCCTCTCCTAAAAACGGAAGTTGATGCCGATGTACGGCTCAAAGATCGACGACGTCGTCTCCGTCTGGTTGCTGATCATATCGAGGTCTTCCCAGCTTTTCCCCCGGTAGATCACGGAGGCTTCAAGGTCGAAACCCGCCCCCAGGGGAAGGTAGCCCCCCAGCCCGGCGAAGAAGCTACCCGAACTCACCGACTTCGTCACCGTGCGGCGCACCTCGAGTTCTCCTGTGCCAAACCCGAGTTTGAAGAAGGGGTAGAAGCCCCATTCTAAATCGAAAGCCTTGATCAGGCTGATATCGAAATAGACGTAATCGCTGTCGCGCTCGGAGAAAATGTTCTTATCGTAACGACCGTAGCCCAGGTCCAGTTCGACCGCGTAGGAGCGGATACTTCCGTACCCGAGCTTCAACTGGACGCCCTGCAGCGTTGCCGACGTTTTACGGTCGGATATTCCGGGGTTCTTGACGCGGAAATTTTCGCTCCCCGCAATCCCTCCGAGACCGACATGCAGCGTTGCTTCGGCATGCAGCACCCCGAGGCACAGCGCCATAATGACAATAAACCGTTTCACCCTACCGCCTTTTTTAACCGTAATGATAGTCAAACCTCACTTAACAGAGAACGAATGACCTCGCGATCGTCAAAAGGGAACTGCTTGTCGTAGATGATCTGATACTGCTCGTCGCCCTTGCCGAGCACGACGACGACCTCGTCGCCGCTGCGCGCACTCAGCGCCATGGCGATCGCCGCTTTGCGGTTTGGTTCGACCACGGCCTTCTCCGGATAGGTCATGCCGCCCAGGATGTCCGCGATGATCGCATCGGGGTCCTCGCTGCGGGGGTTGTCGCTGGTGACGAAGACCTTCTTGGCGAGGTTCTCCGCCACCCGTCCCATCAGCGGACGTTTGGAGCGGTCGCGGTCGCCCCCTGCCCCGAAGACGACCAGCATCTCCTTCTCTTTGAGGGCATTGAGGACCTGCGCCATACCGTCCGGAGTGTGGGCGAAATCGACGATAACCAAAGGAGATTCGCTCACCACTTCCATCCGTCCGCTCACCCCGGCAAAACCGCCGACCGCGTCGCACACGGCTTCGAGATCGTCGCCGGTAACGAGGTGGACCGCTGCCACGGCTGCGGTGAGGTTGTAGACGTTGAAGAATCCGTGCATCGGACTGTGGAAGGTGTGTATCTTGCCGAAATGCTGCACAACGGCGCTGATGCCGTCATTGAGCGAATAGGCCACCACCTTGTAGGTCGCCGGGTTCTCGGCCCCGTAGGTAAAAGCGTTTTTGATGTTGAAGTCCGCCTTTGCCTCGTCCTTGTTGATCAGCTTTTTCCCTTCATCGGCAAAGAAGCTGTTCTTGACGCGGACGTACTCCTCGAGCGTCTCATGATAATCAAGATGGTCCTGGGTGATATTGGTGAGGATCTTCAGCGCGAAATCGATCCCCTCTGCCCGCGCCTGGACGATCGCATGGGAGCTCACTTCCATGACGAAGTATTCGCACCCTGCTGCCACCGCCTGGTAGATGTGGCGATAGGTCTCCAGCAGCGTCGGCGTCGTCAGGCTTTTGCCCTCCACGACGGTGTCGTTCATGAAAAAACCGCGGGTCCCCTGCATCGCCGCTTTGTGACCAAGGTCCAGCAGGATGGAGTAGATGGCGCTCGCCGTCGTCGTCTTGCCGTTGGTGCCGGTAATCCCGATCACGTTGATGCGGTCAAGTCCGAACAGGGGAGCGACGTCGGCGGGGGAGATGATGGAGTGCGCACCGCGCGCCTTGGCATCGTCAAGGTAGCGGCGGTTGAGGCCCGTGAGGACGAACGCCGTTTCGGCGTCGCACTCTGCGGAGTTTTCCGTTACAAAACGGAACGGTTGATCAGGAAGCGCTATCTTCAACCGGTCGGCTCTTCAGAATGTCGCGCAGCAGGGCGCGCAGTTGATCGTCGTTGGGGTACATCGAGAGGGCCGTCTCGATGTAGTTCATCGCCATTTTGTGGTATCCGTGGCGGTTGAGCTGGCTGAGGAAGTCGATAAACTCCTCTTTTTCGGTGATAAGCACCCGCGTTGAGAACATGATGTTCTCGAAAATCGTTTTAAAATCGCCCTGCTCTTTGACCAGCTGGCGGAAATCGTCGTAAAGAATCCCGTCTTCGTAATCCAG
Encoded proteins:
- the tkt gene encoding transketolase, giving the protein MSDNTMRAKMANTIRFLAADMVQKANSGHPGAPMGLADIAVVLSEHLNHNPKNPKWLNRDRLVFSGGHATGLIYSLYYLWGYGLEIEDLKQFRQLDSKTPGHPEYGHTEGIEITTGPLGQGVANAVGFAMASKYVGAQVNSETAKVIDHHVYCLCGDGDLEEGISYEACSIAGHNQLDNLILIYDSNRITIEGSTELSLSENVAQRFESQGWDVLEVDGHDYEAIDAVITEAKTRTKPVLVIADTTIAKGACEMEGSHHSHGAPLGEEIICEAKTNCGFNPNEAFQVDEDVLARFRCAVEAGDLAEREWKHRLATLPLVEQNEALSALSNPDFTRIQWPEFDKADATRSTNGKILNAVAKAIPGFLGGSADLGPSNKTELKDLGEFPRGKNIHFGIREHAMGAITNAMALYGPLMPFSATFFVFSDYMKPAARIAALSGIQQFFIWTHDSIGVGEDGPTHQPIEHLGQFRALPNFYVWRPADGNENVEAWKWALAKTDAPSAFVCSRQNLPLLDAPAKGSAAQGGYLLSEEADATMTLMASGSEVGLAVEVKAQLAAKGVKANVVSVPCFDLLLEQDAAYIDGIIKPGTKRVAIEAARGMEWYRFADTVIGMDSFGASAPAGELFKKFGFTADAVTAQLS
- a CDS encoding polyprenyl synthetase family protein gives rise to the protein MEEFERFLQDNLPRAESFHPHYDTALSLMLTAGGKRFRPALLLGVVRSFNPLLIDAANHAALAIEMLHTYSLIHDDLPAMDDADLRRGFPTLHTRYDEVTAILVGDALNTHAFEVLSEAPFSDRTRVKLINLLAKNGGSDGMVLGQAIDCTFEHTKLALDEVKFLHTNKTAKLIACALQMGAVIAGQKALEAPLYGFGIDLGLLFQIQDDILDVTQTSEEAGKTTNNDEAKNSFVTLLGLDGAMAEADKLADDLTERLKSFDERLYNELSPMLLHYINRHK
- a CDS encoding YbaB/EbfC family nucleoid-associated protein, which produces MFDKMNFGEMGKMLEEMQAKAAEFEAELAERTFTVKTGGGMVRLEMNGKGEAVDLEIDDSLLEDKASLQILLIAAINDAVKMVEDNKKHSAMGMLGGINPYAGN
- the panD gene encoding aspartate 1-decarboxylase — translated: MTIEMLYSKIHRATVTDANLNYVGSITIDEELLEASAMRVGQKVEILNINNGERFSTYIILGERGKRDICLNGAAARKVHKGDKVIIVAYATYEERELETYKPTVVLVDDDNGITDVLHEI
- a CDS encoding (2Fe-2S) ferredoxin domain-containing protein codes for the protein MGVPQPAFYIFKCEQSSPPGMPKPSCVNPQTQDLFQHLAGTLMQKGIIATVQPVRTACLNRCNAGPVMLVEPGHFMYYGLTKDKIDRIIDEHIIGGTPVAEYIIPDELWDAPISPEAMQQQMGR
- a CDS encoding Ig-like domain-containing protein, with protein sequence MYRGILLGTLLLLSGCGENSNTPLAGDIASLAVEANATTFYATQKVQMSAVASYTNGVPDSNATEFVEWSESNSSIAFFSTTDAASSPGLLSGGEFGGDVEITGSYKQFFDTAVVHVHALASVTLSIENNDTNLSQEQTLQLKALGTFDDNTTLDVTESMTWILGNAGESNATLEQNGTLYTGDANGTLDINVTRYDVNASLTVTVTP
- a CDS encoding outer membrane beta-barrel protein, whose product is MKRFIVIMALCLGVLHAEATLHVGLGGIAGSENFRVKNPGISDRKTSATLQGVQLKLGYGSIRSYAVELDLGYGRYDKNIFSERDSDYVYFDISLIKAFDLEWGFYPFFKLGFGTGELEVRRTVTKSVSSGSFFAGLGGYLPLGAGFDLEASVIYRGKSWEDLDMISNQTETTSSIFEPYIGINFRF
- a CDS encoding UDP-N-acetylmuramoyl-L-alanyl-D-glutamate--2,6-diaminopimelate ligase; this translates as MKIALPDQPFRFVTENSAECDAETAFVLTGLNRRYLDDAKARGAHSIISPADVAPLFGLDRINVIGITGTNGKTTTASAIYSILLDLGHKAAMQGTRGFFMNDTVVEGKSLTTPTLLETYRHIYQAVAAGCEYFVMEVSSHAIVQARAEGIDFALKILTNITQDHLDYHETLEEYVRVKNSFFADEGKKLINKDEAKADFNIKNAFTYGAENPATYKVVAYSLNDGISAVVQHFGKIHTFHSPMHGFFNVYNLTAAVAAVHLVTGDDLEAVCDAVGGFAGVSGRMEVVSESPLVIVDFAHTPDGMAQVLNALKEKEMLVVFGAGGDRDRSKRPLMGRVAENLAKKVFVTSDNPRSEDPDAIIADILGGMTYPEKAVVEPNRKAAIAMALSARSGDEVVVVLGKGDEQYQIIYDKQFPFDDREVIRSLLSEV